The following proteins are encoded in a genomic region of Coffea eugenioides isolate CCC68of chromosome 6, Ceug_1.0, whole genome shotgun sequence:
- the LOC113774451 gene encoding uncharacterized protein LOC113774451 encodes MEKFALSEKELEGANLDVGDIHLGIKECQASLVGKIKGENMVNFVGMKNFVTAAWSYLGELSIMEPGPNLFQFVILGEEDRQRILAGEPWVIDSQLLVLRNWYDGIEEDESAFNLAPLWVQIWNLPVHWISKEIGRKIGRVFHEVREVIIPQVGGKEGRHLKMLLTVDISQPLLRVQL; translated from the coding sequence ATGGAGAAGTTTGCACTCTCAGAAAAGGAGCTGGAAGGGGCCAACCTAGATGTTGGAGACATACACCTAGGTATCAAAGAGTGTCAAGCAAGTCTAGTAGGGAAGATTAAAGGTGAGAACATGGTAAACTTTGTAGGGATGAAAAACTTTGTAACTGCTGCTTGGAGTTACCTTGGAGAGCTTAGCATAATGGAACCAGGTCCCAATCTTTTCCAGTTTGTAATATTGGGGGAGGAAGACAGACAAAGAATCTTAGCTGGAGAACCTTGGGTCATAGATAGCCAACTGTTAGTGCTAAGAAACTGGTATGATGGAATTGAAGAGGATGAGAGTGCCTTTAATTTGGCACCCTTGTGGGTACAGATATGGAATCTACCAGTTCACTGGATCTCGAAGGAGATTGGAAGGAAAATAGGGAGAGTGTTTCATGAAGTGAGGGAGGTTATAATCCCTCAAGTAGGTGGGAAAGAGGGAAGACACCTGAAAATGCTATTAACAGTAGATATTTCTCAACCTTTACTGAGGGTACAACTGTGA
- the LOC113775147 gene encoding cytochrome P450 71A1-like: protein MTMLFLLLLLFSILVSIGKKHKQLRNIRQPPGPPGLPFIGNLHQFDSEKAHEFLSQLSKKYGPLISLQLGSVPVLVISSARMAKQALTTHDLVFSGRPASVGRQKLSYNRRDIAFSPYSDYWREMRKICVLQLFSLKRVQSFRPIREDEISSMIQKILNLSSSSQLVDLRTIIMSLTSTIICRVAFGKRYDEEGHERKRFDKLLQESQAMIGGFFISDYFPSFSWVDKFSGIIERLEKNFNELDLFYQELIQEHLNPNRPQSMKDDLLDLLIQLKEEQSSIIGLSWDHIKAILMDIFIAGTDTAAAAIIWAMTALMKSPSALNKVQAEVRKLVGEKGRVDEEDIQELPYLKAVIKETLRLYPPAPLLGPRETTQECTIEGYEIKYKTLVFINAWAIGRDPECWKSPDDFIPERFLNSNIDFRGQDFEMIPFGAGRRGCPGFSLGLATVELALANLLYHLDWKLPFGMKAEDVDTEVMPGLTMHPKNALSLFAKKYG from the exons ATGACAATGCTTTTTCTCTTATTGCTCCTTTTTTCAATCCTCGTATCCATAGGTAAAAAGCACAAGCAACTCAGAAATATCCGTCAACCACCAGGTCCTCCAGGGCTCCCATTCATTGGGAACTTGCACCAATTCGACAGTGAAAAGGCTCATGAATTCCTAAGCCAACTCTCCAAGAAATATGGCCCCCTCATATCATTACAGCTTGGTTCAGTACCAGTACTAGTTATTTCTTCAGCAAGAATGGCAAAACAGGCCCTGACAACCCATGATCTTGTGTTCTCCGGCCGGCCAGCTTCTGTTGGGCGGCAAAAGCTATCATACAATCGAAGGGATATTGCATTCTCACCTTACAGTGACTACTGGAGGGAAATGAGGAAGATTTGTGTCCTCCAACTCTTTAGCCTTAAAAGAGTACAATCTTTTCGTCCCATTCGTGAAGATGAAATTTCGAGCATGATTCAAAAGATACTAAATCTCTCATCTTCATCACAACTAGTTGATTTAAGGACCATAATAATGTCCTTGACGAGCACTATAATATGTAGAGTTGCCTTTGGAAAGAGGTACGATGAGGAAGGGCACGAGAGAAAGCGATTCGATAAACTTTTACAAGAATCCCAGGCCATGATTGGGGGTTTCTTCATCTCAGATTATTTTCCTTCATTCAGTTGGGTAGATAAATTTTCTGGGATTATTGAACGTCTTGAGAAGAATTTCAATGAGCTGGATTTATTCTACCAAGAGTTGATACAGGAGCATCTCAATCCAAACAGACCACAAAGCATGAAAGATGATTTGCTCGATCTCTTAATTCAGCTAAAAGAAGAACAATCATCAATTATAGGCCTATCTTGGGATCACATAAAGGCAATTCTCATG GATATATTTATTGCTGGGACGGATACAGCTGCAGCAGCAATTATTTGGGCAATGACAGCCCTGATGAAGAGCCCTTCTGCACTAAACAAAGTACAAGCAGAAGTGAGAAAATTGGTCGGAGAAAAAGGAAGAGTAGATGAAGAAGATATTCAGGAGCTTCCTTATCTAAAAGCAGTGATAAAAGAAACTCTAAGATTATACCCTCCAGCTCCACTTCTAGGGCCAAGAGAAACTACACAAGAATGCACAATCGAAGGCTATGAAATTAAGTACAAAACATTAGTTTTCATTAATGCATGGGCCATTGGAAGAGATCCTGAATGTTGGAAAAGTCCAGATGATTTTATCCCAGAAAGATTTTTGAATAGTAATATTGATTTTCGtggacaagattttgaaatGATCCCATTTGGAGCTGGACGCAGAGGCTGCCCTGGATTTTCTCTAGGACTCGCAACAGTGGAACTTGCACTGGCAAATCTTCTGTATCATTTAGATTGGAAATTGCCTTTTGGGATGAAAGCAGAAGACGTAGATACTGAAGTTATGCCAGGACTAACCATGCACCCGAAAAATGCTCTTTCCCTCTTTGCCAAGAAATATGggtaa